In Microbacterium sp. AB, a single genomic region encodes these proteins:
- a CDS encoding TetR/AcrR family transcriptional regulator has translation MPRPLIPDRRARILDATEALVLERGFDAMSVQSIAGRVGIAKGAVYREFTSKNEILDELLRRAMTRMTRKSEALLGGQGRPPLSRAYAVGARVLLDDRLMTAAFLDDRGVLGAYLDAVDDDRYRRRHRDVVAWIETLQRRGSLSRAVDAEALALVLSSTTIGLLQAARHVGPVTEDDLHAAIETIGGLLRPLERADDDG, from the coding sequence GTGCCCCGCCCCCTCATCCCCGATCGCCGCGCGCGCATCCTCGACGCCACGGAGGCTCTCGTGCTCGAACGCGGGTTCGACGCCATGAGCGTCCAGAGCATCGCCGGCCGGGTCGGCATCGCCAAGGGCGCCGTGTACCGCGAGTTCACGAGCAAGAACGAGATCCTCGACGAGCTGCTGCGGCGCGCGATGACGCGGATGACGCGGAAGAGCGAGGCTCTCCTGGGCGGACAGGGGCGTCCGCCCCTCAGCCGCGCCTACGCCGTCGGCGCGCGCGTCCTCCTCGACGACCGGCTCATGACCGCGGCCTTCCTCGACGACCGCGGTGTGCTCGGGGCGTACCTCGACGCCGTCGACGACGACCGCTATCGGCGACGTCACCGCGATGTGGTCGCCTGGATCGAGACGCTGCAGCGTCGAGGCTCCCTCAGCCGCGCCGTCGACGCCGAGGCCTTGGCGCTCGTGCTGTCGAGCACGACGATCGGGCTCCTCCAGGCGGCGCGCCATGTCGGCCCCGTGACGGAGGACGATCTCCACGCGGCGATCGAGACGATCGGGGGCCTCCTGCGCCCGCTCGAACGCGCCGACGACGACGGCTGA
- a CDS encoding winged helix-turn-helix transcriptional regulator, with amino-acid sequence MTVSFAEIKESTPRVFTEGCGTRVVLDHIMSKWGVLVLSSLSDGTLRWGELRREVDGISEKMLASTLRTLAADGLVHRESLPTVPPHVEYSLTPLGRDLMERMLPLVEWVADNAQGILEHDDAR; translated from the coding sequence ATGACGGTTAGTTTCGCTGAGATCAAGGAGTCGACGCCGCGCGTCTTCACGGAGGGCTGCGGAACGCGTGTCGTCCTCGACCACATCATGAGCAAGTGGGGAGTCCTGGTGCTGTCGTCGCTGTCCGACGGCACGCTCCGCTGGGGGGAGCTCCGGCGGGAGGTCGACGGCATCAGCGAGAAGATGCTCGCCTCGACGCTGCGCACGCTCGCAGCCGACGGCCTCGTGCACCGTGAGTCGTTGCCGACGGTGCCCCCGCACGTGGAGTACAGCCTCACTCCGCTCGGGCGCGATCTCATGGAGCGCATGCTCCCGCTGGTCGAGTGGGTCGCCGACAACGCGCAGGGCATCCTCGAGCACGACGACGCCCGCTGA
- a CDS encoding alpha/beta fold hydrolase, producing MERRIEIALSWGSVSALEWTHGSAADRAVLLLHGGGTDSASLSWGGIGGRIAGAGYRVIAPDHPGHGRSPSAPWPVTQERLVEHVGEVVDALALERPAIGGLSLGGGMAIGHALRQPGRVSGAMVLGGYGIMPRLGAGWLSRPAQLLGWALVRSGLMPALMRSYASSPARMERGLRDLVRDADRRTPELVAEAMHTLRREGALETFQEWQRDEVLWNRLRTDYSSRLGALRAPVLLVHGESDAGVPLAAARRAERLLPDARLVVAPGAGHWVQRDAPDVAVAAMTGFLDSLER from the coding sequence GTGGAACGCAGGATCGAGATCGCGCTCTCCTGGGGCTCCGTCTCGGCCCTGGAGTGGACGCACGGATCGGCCGCGGACCGCGCCGTGCTCCTGCTGCACGGCGGAGGGACCGACAGCGCGTCGCTCTCGTGGGGCGGGATCGGCGGCCGGATCGCCGGCGCGGGCTATCGCGTCATCGCCCCCGACCATCCCGGCCACGGCCGCAGCCCGTCCGCGCCGTGGCCGGTCACGCAGGAGCGGCTGGTCGAGCACGTCGGCGAGGTCGTCGACGCGCTCGCGCTGGAACGCCCCGCGATCGGCGGGCTCTCGCTCGGCGGCGGGATGGCCATCGGCCATGCGCTCCGGCAGCCGGGACGCGTGAGCGGCGCGATGGTGCTCGGCGGCTACGGCATCATGCCGAGGCTCGGCGCCGGATGGCTGTCGCGTCCCGCCCAGCTCCTCGGCTGGGCACTCGTCCGAAGCGGCCTGATGCCCGCGCTCATGCGCTCCTACGCGTCGTCCCCGGCGAGGATGGAGCGCGGCCTCCGCGATCTCGTCCGGGACGCGGACCGGCGCACGCCCGAGCTCGTCGCCGAGGCGATGCACACGCTGCGGCGCGAGGGCGCCCTGGAGACGTTCCAGGAGTGGCAGCGCGACGAGGTCCTGTGGAACCGGCTGCGCACGGACTACTCGTCGCGGCTCGGCGCCCTCCGCGCCCCCGTGCTGCTCGTGCACGGCGAGAGCGACGCCGGCGTGCCCCTCGCCGCGGCGCGCCGCGCGGAGCGCCTCCTCCCCGACGCACGCCTCGTCGTCGCGCCCGGCGCGGGTCACTGGGTGCAGCGCGACGCGCCCGACGTCGCCGTCGCGGCCATGACCGGCTTCCTCGACTCTCTGGAGCGGTAG
- the gabT gene encoding 4-aminobutyrate--2-oxoglutarate transaminase yields MSTASLAPVAGGPALPQERRLVTSIPGPRSQELLARKADAVAAGVGHTVPISAVAAGGGVVVDADGNSLIDLGSGIAVTTVGNAHPKVVEAVQAQVAAFTHTCFMVSPYESYVAVAEALNRLAPGDHAKRSALFNSGAEAVENAVKIARKHTGRQAVVAFDHGYHGRTNLTMALTAKSMPYKSGFGPFAPEVYRAPLSYPYRDGLSGAEAARRAIAQIEKQIGADNLAAVVIEPIQGEGGFIVPAEGFLPAVVEWCRANGVVFIADEVQTGFGRTGAMFASEHFGIVPDLITTAKGIAAGLPLAAVTGRAEIMDASHAGGLGGTYGGNPVACAAALAAIDAFENDGLVERAREIGALLTQHLTRVQQSDPRLGDVRGVGAMVAAEFVDPVTGEPDATLTAAVAKAAIAAGVIVLTCGTYGNVIRFLPPLSIADDLLSEGLGVVTDALAAA; encoded by the coding sequence ATGAGCACCGCATCCCTCGCCCCCGTCGCGGGCGGCCCGGCCCTCCCCCAGGAGCGCCGGCTCGTGACCTCGATCCCCGGCCCGCGCTCGCAGGAGCTCCTGGCGCGCAAGGCCGACGCCGTCGCCGCGGGGGTCGGGCACACCGTGCCGATCTCGGCCGTCGCAGCGGGCGGCGGCGTCGTCGTCGACGCCGACGGCAACTCCCTCATCGACCTCGGCTCCGGCATCGCCGTGACGACCGTGGGCAACGCCCACCCGAAGGTCGTCGAGGCCGTCCAGGCGCAGGTCGCCGCCTTCACGCACACGTGCTTCATGGTCTCGCCGTACGAGTCGTACGTGGCCGTCGCGGAGGCGCTCAACCGCCTCGCGCCCGGCGACCACGCGAAGAGGTCGGCGCTGTTCAACTCCGGCGCCGAGGCCGTGGAGAACGCCGTGAAGATCGCGCGCAAGCACACAGGCCGTCAGGCCGTGGTCGCGTTCGACCACGGCTACCACGGCCGCACGAACCTCACGATGGCCCTCACCGCGAAGTCGATGCCCTACAAGAGCGGCTTCGGCCCCTTCGCACCCGAGGTGTACCGGGCGCCCCTCTCGTACCCCTATCGCGACGGCCTGTCCGGCGCGGAGGCGGCGAGGCGCGCGATCGCGCAGATCGAGAAGCAGATCGGGGCCGACAACCTCGCCGCCGTCGTCATCGAGCCGATCCAGGGCGAGGGCGGCTTCATCGTCCCCGCGGAAGGCTTCCTCCCCGCGGTCGTCGAGTGGTGCCGCGCGAACGGCGTCGTCTTCATCGCCGACGAGGTGCAGACCGGCTTCGGCCGGACAGGGGCGATGTTCGCCAGCGAGCACTTCGGCATCGTCCCCGACCTCATCACGACCGCGAAGGGCATCGCGGCGGGGCTGCCGCTCGCGGCGGTCACGGGCAGGGCCGAGATCATGGACGCCTCGCACGCCGGCGGCCTCGGTGGCACCTACGGCGGCAACCCCGTCGCCTGCGCCGCGGCGCTCGCGGCGATCGACGCGTTCGAGAACGACGGGCTGGTCGAGCGGGCGCGCGAGATCGGCGCGCTCCTCACCCAGCACCTCACGAGGGTGCAGCAGTCCGATCCCCGGCTCGGAGACGTCCGCGGCGTCGGAGCGATGGTCGCCGCGGAGTTCGTCGACCCCGTCACCGGCGAGCCGGACGCGACGCTCACCGCCGCCGTGGCGAAGGCCGCGATCGCGGCCGGCGTCATCGTCCTCACCTGCGGCACGTACGGGAACGTCATCCGATTCCTGCCGCCCCTCTCGATCGCCGACGACCTGCTGTCGGAGGGACTCGGCGTCGTCACGGACGCACTCGCCGCAGCCTGA
- a CDS encoding SDR family oxidoreductase, which produces MTTLVTGATGQLGRLVIDRLIARGAEPQSIVAGARDTAKASDLAARGVRVVPLDYDDAATVTAAVDGADAVLLISGSAVGRRAAQHQVVIDAAVAAGVEKLVYTSAPKATTSDLVLAPEHKATEEAIAASGLPAVILRNNWYTENYAAEVARAADTGAISASVGEGRVASASRADLADGAAVVLLEDGHVGQVYELGGDVAWNYHDLAAAAAEITGRPVTYVALSPEEHAAALRAAGLDEGTIGFVTALDAGIRGGALADTDGTLSRLIGRPTTPLVEGLRAAL; this is translated from the coding sequence ATGACCACACTCGTCACCGGAGCCACAGGCCAGCTCGGCCGCCTCGTCATCGATCGCCTCATCGCACGCGGGGCCGAGCCGCAGAGCATCGTCGCCGGCGCGCGCGACACCGCCAAGGCGTCCGACCTCGCCGCACGCGGCGTGCGCGTCGTGCCGCTCGACTACGACGACGCCGCGACCGTGACGGCCGCCGTGGACGGCGCCGACGCGGTGCTCCTCATCTCGGGTTCGGCGGTCGGCAGGCGCGCCGCCCAGCACCAGGTCGTGATCGATGCCGCCGTCGCCGCGGGCGTGGAGAAGCTCGTCTACACGAGCGCGCCGAAGGCCACCACGAGCGACCTCGTCCTCGCGCCGGAGCACAAGGCGACGGAGGAGGCCATCGCCGCGTCGGGCCTCCCCGCCGTCATCCTCCGCAACAACTGGTACACCGAGAACTACGCCGCCGAGGTGGCGCGCGCCGCCGACACGGGCGCGATCTCCGCCAGCGTCGGCGAGGGCCGCGTCGCCTCCGCGAGCCGCGCCGACCTCGCCGACGGCGCGGCCGTCGTCCTGCTCGAGGACGGCCACGTCGGGCAGGTGTACGAGCTCGGCGGCGACGTCGCCTGGAACTACCACGACCTCGCCGCAGCCGCCGCCGAGATCACGGGCCGTCCCGTGACGTACGTCGCGCTGTCGCCCGAGGAGCACGCCGCAGCGCTCAGGGCCGCCGGCCTCGACGAGGGCACCATCGGCTTCGTGACGGCGCTCGACGCCGGCATCCGAGGCGGCGCGCTGGCCGACACGGACGGCACCCTGTCCCGCCTCATCGGCCGCCCGACCACTCCGCTCGTGGAGGGCCTGCGCGCCGCTCTCTGA
- a CDS encoding PucR family transcriptional regulator — translation MSPPAPSAPTLRALLSRADLRLRLAPGARDTSALTRPIRWVHSSDLADPTPFIAEEMVLLTTGTQFSGDDPVPYDAYVQRLADRGVVALGFGTEVVRAGIPAPLADACGARALPLFEVPYRTPFIAVARAVAEALAAGAYARRTWALSAQRAVALAALRQDGMGSALTELSRQLGAWVGLYDSAGAIVRAASRLGADADEQVGREAATMLARGASAAGVVRVGERAFTLQTLGPGGSLRGVLAVGAEALDEEARSVVTAVVAMTGFALEQNESLVRTRGTLRAGVVRALLTGDTALAGEIADAAWGGLPSDPVVVAATDGAPAALSAFLELHAEREQERFFFGEEPTGGLAMAMPADAADALGHLVERFGVRIGVSEPAPLGSFGAALEEARIARGRGEAVTRFADVASAGVLSTLSDDAASVARSVLAPVVRYDEAHGTAVLDSIRAWLLHDTRYDDAARALGVHRHTVRTRIRLAERLLERDLRSFAARAEIWVALLAAREGARPSGSS, via the coding sequence ATGTCGCCGCCTGCCCCGTCCGCCCCGACGCTGCGCGCCCTGCTCTCTCGCGCCGACCTCCGCCTGCGCCTCGCGCCGGGCGCGCGCGACACGTCGGCGCTGACACGTCCCATCCGCTGGGTGCACAGCTCCGACCTCGCCGATCCCACGCCGTTCATCGCCGAGGAGATGGTGCTGCTGACCACGGGCACCCAGTTCTCGGGAGACGATCCCGTCCCCTACGACGCGTACGTGCAGCGGCTCGCGGATCGCGGCGTCGTCGCCCTCGGCTTCGGAACGGAGGTGGTCCGGGCCGGGATCCCGGCCCCGCTCGCGGACGCGTGCGGGGCGCGTGCGCTCCCGCTCTTCGAGGTGCCCTACCGCACGCCGTTCATCGCCGTCGCCCGTGCCGTCGCGGAGGCGCTCGCCGCCGGGGCGTACGCCCGGCGCACATGGGCGCTGTCGGCTCAGCGCGCCGTCGCGCTCGCCGCGCTGCGGCAGGACGGGATGGGCTCCGCCCTGACCGAGCTGTCGCGACAGCTGGGCGCGTGGGTCGGGCTCTACGACTCCGCCGGCGCGATCGTGCGCGCCGCGTCCCGACTCGGCGCCGACGCGGACGAGCAGGTCGGACGGGAGGCCGCGACGATGCTCGCCCGGGGCGCGAGCGCCGCCGGGGTCGTCCGCGTCGGCGAGCGCGCGTTCACCCTGCAGACCCTCGGCCCGGGCGGGAGCCTGCGCGGAGTCCTCGCCGTCGGCGCCGAGGCCCTCGACGAGGAGGCGCGGAGCGTCGTCACGGCCGTCGTCGCGATGACGGGCTTCGCCCTGGAGCAGAACGAGTCCCTCGTCCGGACACGCGGCACGCTGCGCGCGGGCGTGGTGCGCGCGCTGCTCACGGGCGACACGGCTCTCGCGGGCGAGATCGCCGACGCCGCCTGGGGCGGCCTTCCGTCCGATCCCGTCGTGGTCGCGGCGACCGACGGCGCTCCGGCAGCCCTCTCGGCGTTCCTGGAGCTGCACGCGGAACGCGAGCAGGAGAGGTTCTTCTTCGGAGAGGAACCGACGGGAGGGCTGGCGATGGCGATGCCCGCCGACGCCGCCGACGCGCTCGGGCATCTCGTCGAGCGGTTCGGCGTCCGGATCGGCGTCTCGGAGCCCGCTCCCCTCGGGTCGTTCGGCGCGGCGCTCGAGGAGGCCCGCATCGCCCGCGGTCGGGGGGAGGCGGTCACGCGCTTCGCCGACGTCGCATCGGCCGGCGTGCTGAGCACCCTCTCGGACGACGCGGCGAGCGTCGCCCGCTCCGTCCTCGCTCCCGTCGTCCGCTACGACGAGGCCCACGGCACCGCCGTCCTCGACTCGATCCGCGCCTGGCTGCTGCACGACACGCGCTACGACGACGCCGCCCGGGCGCTGGGCGTGCACCGGCACACCGTGCGGACCCGCATCCGTCTCGCCGAGCGGCTGCTCGAACGCGACCTGCGGTCGTTCGCCGCCCGGGCCGAGATCTGGGTCGCCCTGCTCGCCGCGCGGGAGGGGGCGCGTCCTTCCGGCTCGTCCTAG
- a CDS encoding AAA family ATPase, whose amino-acid sequence MRYRHLTLENFLVFKGEQHLTIPDKDGVVVVYGRNGKGKTSLLNAFRWVWSGEVRKRSTRPLPIEDITNSVALQEARGGSVRCRVRLEFEADGAEWDLTRSLTHEGGEYSQELILRKNSIALSAADAERQVAEIMPREIEQFFLFDGELLDQYEKLLDDDSTVGATLRDDIERILGLPILEHAAQDSARVGEDAGKEIAKAAQRDTKTKVLGDALITEQNRLATFRQNYEAEDGKAKGFEAESRKLEHQVAEQSGKLQIKALRDEARNNLLNAEGELSETREKFQSLLADSWRAVLVEPIAARLDQSQAELDSLEEKLDDLRFAATLARHYETSGGACPVCASHLDDRNRAALESHLNANKSGDLISAEDESVELKANLKRLRDSGRGHEVRADIRSVEDSYLKVQQQIEDYREDLDDYDDKLKGQDDDLNELVQRTKNVEIQLNRARDEYRKQRDLHEQAKQNIAKLDEKIRLLGGAGQADQGVYVRQQLAEDLSRLFEQAVVTYRDQLKENVQQKATELFVAMRSEQDFVKLTINESYGLRILDKRGEPVKHRSAGYEHLVALSLLGGLQASSPISGPLVMDSPFGRLDEHHVEDVVKNVDKLTSQVFLLVTERELPRSTARDLLRGRMLAEFELRRGDSAHQTNLQELHSV is encoded by the coding sequence GCCGATCGAGGACATCACCAACAGCGTCGCCCTCCAGGAGGCGCGTGGAGGTTCAGTGCGCTGCCGCGTCCGATTGGAGTTCGAGGCTGACGGTGCAGAGTGGGACCTCACTCGCTCGCTCACCCATGAAGGCGGCGAGTACTCGCAGGAACTGATCCTTCGCAAGAACTCGATTGCGCTTAGTGCGGCCGATGCTGAGAGGCAGGTCGCTGAAATCATGCCGCGGGAGATCGAGCAATTCTTCCTCTTTGACGGCGAGCTGCTGGACCAGTACGAAAAACTCCTCGACGACGACAGCACGGTCGGCGCAACGCTCCGCGACGATATCGAGCGCATCCTGGGACTTCCGATCCTTGAGCACGCAGCCCAGGACAGCGCTCGAGTCGGCGAGGACGCTGGCAAGGAGATCGCCAAGGCCGCTCAGCGTGACACCAAGACGAAGGTTCTCGGCGACGCGCTGATTACGGAACAGAATCGCCTTGCCACCTTTCGTCAGAACTACGAGGCGGAAGACGGGAAAGCGAAGGGCTTCGAAGCCGAGTCCCGCAAACTCGAGCATCAGGTGGCCGAGCAGTCCGGAAAACTCCAGATCAAGGCGCTCCGCGATGAAGCGCGTAACAACTTGCTCAACGCTGAGGGGGAGCTCTCCGAGACTCGAGAGAAGTTCCAGAGCCTTCTGGCGGACTCCTGGCGGGCAGTGCTCGTCGAACCGATCGCGGCGCGCTTGGACCAGAGCCAGGCTGAGCTTGACTCGTTGGAGGAGAAGCTTGACGATCTAAGGTTCGCGGCAACTCTGGCGCGCCACTATGAAACGTCCGGAGGTGCATGCCCGGTGTGCGCGTCGCACCTGGATGACAGAAACCGCGCGGCCCTGGAGAGCCACCTCAACGCGAACAAGTCAGGCGACCTGATTTCTGCCGAGGATGAATCGGTGGAACTGAAGGCGAACCTGAAACGGCTCCGTGACTCGGGACGCGGTCACGAAGTCCGTGCCGATATTAGGTCGGTCGAGGACAGTTACCTGAAGGTGCAACAGCAGATTGAAGACTACCGAGAGGACCTCGACGACTACGACGACAAACTCAAGGGGCAAGACGATGACCTAAACGAGTTGGTGCAGCGGACGAAGAATGTCGAGATTCAACTGAATCGCGCGCGAGACGAATACCGCAAGCAGCGCGACCTGCACGAGCAAGCAAAGCAAAACATCGCGAAGCTGGATGAGAAGATCCGACTGCTTGGTGGAGCTGGCCAAGCTGACCAGGGTGTCTACGTCCGTCAGCAACTGGCCGAGGATCTTTCTAGACTCTTCGAGCAGGCCGTGGTCACCTACCGCGACCAGCTCAAGGAGAATGTCCAGCAGAAGGCCACGGAGCTCTTCGTGGCCATGCGGTCGGAGCAGGACTTCGTGAAGCTGACAATCAATGAGTCGTATGGGCTGCGGATCCTCGACAAACGAGGAGAGCCTGTCAAACACCGCAGCGCTGGTTATGAGCACCTGGTGGCGCTGTCGCTTCTGGGAGGTCTGCAGGCGAGTTCGCCGATCAGCGGGCCGCTCGTCATGGACTCGCCGTTTGGGCGTCTCGACGAGCACCACGTCGAGGACGTCGTCAAGAACGTAGACAAGCTCACATCACAGGTGTTCCTTCTCGTCACAGAGCGTGAACTACCTCGTAGCACCGCACGTGATCTGCTCCGAGGTCGTATGTTGGCCGAGTTCGAGCTGCGACGCGGGGATTCCGCTCATCAGACTAACCTCCAGGAGCTTCATAGTGTCTGA
- a CDS encoding amino acid permease translates to MVRTPPSRDARQAAPDTEVIFGEPAVVEAVHQDTQLAHTLKPRHLSMIALGGVIGAGLLVASSTAILAAGPGVILAYAVGGLIVVLVMRMLGEMASASPETGSFSAYATRFIGPWAGLSIGWLYWWFWVVVVGIEATAAAAIISGWLPAVPQWAAALVITLFFLAANLISVKSFGEFEFWFASIKIAAIVVFIIVGVLLILGVVPNDTASFANLVPAGGGFLPYGIAGVLTALLPVIFSMFGAEVATVAAGESEHPQAAVRKAVNSVVWRILLFYIGSILVVLIVLPWDRITAGVSPFVTMLDVAGVGWAGLAMEIIVLSALLSTLNASLYTASRMAFSLAGRGEAPRALRKVSRRGTPYAAILVSAVVGLLTVILNYVAPDYVFSFLVNSTGAIAIFVWIMIAVSQLRSRRITGAEDSAIRMWGHPYITWAVIVALSALLVFMFFAGPTRLVEVSTSFVVAIVCIVAGLIVQRRRSRETAGRG, encoded by the coding sequence ATGGTCCGCACACCCCCCTCCCGCGACGCACGACAGGCCGCGCCGGACACCGAGGTGATCTTCGGCGAGCCGGCCGTCGTCGAGGCGGTCCACCAGGACACGCAGCTCGCCCACACGCTCAAGCCCCGCCACCTGTCGATGATCGCCCTCGGCGGCGTGATCGGCGCGGGGCTCCTCGTCGCGTCCAGCACGGCGATCCTCGCGGCGGGGCCCGGCGTCATCCTCGCCTACGCCGTGGGAGGGCTCATCGTCGTCCTCGTCATGCGGATGCTGGGCGAGATGGCCTCCGCGTCGCCCGAGACGGGCTCGTTCTCCGCCTACGCCACGCGGTTCATCGGACCCTGGGCGGGGCTGTCGATCGGATGGCTCTACTGGTGGTTCTGGGTCGTCGTGGTCGGCATCGAGGCCACGGCGGCCGCCGCGATCATCAGCGGATGGCTCCCCGCCGTCCCGCAGTGGGCGGCGGCGCTCGTCATCACCCTCTTCTTCCTCGCGGCGAACCTCATCTCCGTGAAGTCCTTCGGCGAGTTCGAGTTCTGGTTCGCCTCGATCAAGATCGCCGCGATCGTCGTGTTCATCATCGTGGGCGTCCTCCTCATCCTCGGGGTCGTCCCCAACGACACCGCGTCGTTCGCAAACCTCGTCCCGGCCGGGGGAGGGTTCCTGCCCTACGGGATCGCGGGCGTGCTCACGGCGCTGCTGCCCGTCATCTTCTCGATGTTCGGGGCCGAGGTCGCCACGGTCGCGGCCGGGGAGTCGGAGCATCCGCAGGCCGCCGTCCGCAAGGCGGTCAACTCCGTCGTGTGGCGCATCCTCCTCTTCTACATCGGCTCGATCCTCGTCGTGCTCATCGTGCTGCCGTGGGACCGGATCACCGCCGGCGTCAGTCCGTTCGTGACGATGCTCGACGTGGCGGGCGTGGGATGGGCCGGGCTCGCGATGGAGATCATCGTCCTCAGCGCGCTGCTCTCGACCCTCAACGCCTCCCTGTACACCGCCTCGCGCATGGCGTTCTCCCTTGCCGGCCGCGGGGAGGCCCCGCGCGCCCTCCGCAAGGTGTCGCGCCGCGGCACGCCCTACGCGGCGATCCTCGTCTCGGCCGTCGTGGGCCTCCTCACGGTCATCCTCAACTACGTCGCGCCCGACTACGTGTTCTCCTTCCTCGTCAACTCCACCGGCGCCATCGCGATCTTCGTCTGGATCATGATCGCCGTCTCGCAGCTGCGCAGCCGCAGGATCACGGGCGCCGAGGACTCGGCGATCCGCATGTGGGGGCATCCGTACATCACGTGGGCGGTCATCGTGGCCCTCTCGGCGCTGCTCGTCTTCATGTTCTTCGCGGGTCCCACGCGTCTGGTGGAGGTCTCGACGAGCTTCGTCGTGGCGATCGTGTGCATCGTCGCAGGCCTCATCGTGCAGCGTCGGCGCAGCCGCGAGACAGCCGGGCGCGGCTGA
- a CDS encoding DoxX family protein gives MRASTAVLAALLAAAGALHLARPRIYEPIVPDWVPGTRRQVVVVSGAAEVLLAAALLPPRTRRLAAAAVGVFFVAVFPGNVESFRRARSRRGRVIAALRLPLQAPLVWWAVHEARRR, from the coding sequence ATGCGCGCATCCACCGCCGTCCTCGCCGCCCTGCTCGCAGCCGCGGGCGCGCTGCACCTCGCCAGGCCGCGGATCTACGAGCCGATCGTGCCGGACTGGGTGCCCGGCACGCGGCGGCAGGTCGTCGTCGTGAGCGGTGCGGCCGAGGTGCTCCTCGCCGCCGCGTTGCTGCCCCCGCGCACCCGGCGGCTCGCCGCGGCGGCGGTGGGCGTGTTCTTCGTCGCGGTGTTCCCGGGCAACGTCGAGTCCTTCCGCCGTGCGCGCTCGCGGCGAGGCCGGGTCATCGCCGCCCTGCGCCTGCCGCTGCAGGCGCCGCTCGTGTGGTGGGCGGTGCACGAGGCCCGACGGCGCTAG